In one Tripterygium wilfordii isolate XIE 37 chromosome 22, ASM1340144v1, whole genome shotgun sequence genomic region, the following are encoded:
- the LOC119991113 gene encoding protein transport protein SEC13 homolog B-like, producing MPSQKIETGHEDVVHDVQMDYYGKRVATASSDHTIKIIGVGNNTSQHLAKLTGHQGPVWQVAWAHPKFGSILASCSYDGHVIIWKEGNQNEWTKAHVFEDHQSSVNSVAWAPHELGLCLACGSSDGNISVFTARPDGGWETSRIDQAHPVGVTSVSWAPSTAPGALVGSGLLDHVQKLCSGGCDNTVKVWKLYNGVWKMDCFPALQMHTDWVRDVAWAPNLGLPKSTIASASQDGKVIIWTVGKEGDKWDGKVLHDFKAAVWRVTWLLTGNILAIADGNNNVTLWKEAVDGEWQQVTTVEP from the coding sequence ATGCCTTCACAGAAGATTGAAACTGGTCATGAGGATGTCGTGCATGATGTGCAAATGGATTACTATGGTAAGCGTGTTGCAACTGCATCATCTGATCATACGATTAAGATAATTGGGGTGGGCAACAATACATCTCAGCACCTTGCAAAGCTCACTGGTCACCAAGGGCCGGTTTGGCAGGTGGCTTGGGCTCACCCGAAGTTTGGTTCTATTCTTGCTTCATGTTCCTATGATGGGCATGTCATAATATGGAAGGAGGGTAATCAAAATGAGTGGACCAAAGCTCATGTTTTTGAGGATCACCAATCGTCGGTCAACTCGGTTGCTTGGGCTCCTCATGAACTTGGACTTTGTTTAGCCTGTGGTTCTTCTGATGGAAACATATCCGTTTTTACTGCACGGCCTGATGGTGGTTGGGAGACATCAAGAATTGATCAAGCTCACCCAGTTGGTGTCACTTCCGTTTCATGGGCCCCATCAACAGCACCCGGTGCTCTTGTTGGTTCCGGCTTGCTTGATCATGTTCAGAAACTTTGCTCAGGTGGGTGCGATAACACTGTGAAGGTGTGGAAGCTCTACAATGGAGTCTGGAAGATGGACTGTTTTCCAGCTCTTCAGATGCATACTGATTGGGTGAGGGACGTCGCTTGGGCACCCAACTTGGGACTTCCGAAATCCACTATAGCAAGTGCCTCGCAGGACGGGAAGGTTATAATATGGACTGTGGGAAAGGAAGGGGATAAATGGGATGGTAAGGTGCTGCATGATTTCAAGGCCGCTGTTTGGAGGGTCACATGGTTGCTGACCGGAAACATATTGGCCATTGCTGATGGGAACAACAATGTAACATTGTGGAAAGAAGCTGTAGATGGGGAATGGCAGCAGGTAACTACAGTTGAGCCCTAG
- the LOC119991112 gene encoding phosphatidylinositol 3-kinase, root isoform-like isoform X2: MSSNEFRFFLSCDINLPVTFRVERVEGTLPSAKSTDSGVDSTAEERRAELYVECALFIDGAPFGLPMRTRLESTGPYCWNELITLSTKYRDLTAHSQLALTVWDVSQGNDDGLIGGATILLFNSKMKQLKTGKQKLRLWLGKEADGSHPTTTPGKVPRNERGELERLEKLVNKYERGQIQRVDWLDRLTFRAMEKIKERENSRNGSSYLYLVVDFCSFEHRVVFQESGANFLLPSPITSTNELVIVWDPELGKINPSEHKQLKLARSLTRGIIDKDLKPSSNERKSIQRILKYPPTRTLSGDERQLLWKFRFSLMSEKRALTKFLRCVEWSDVQEAKQALELMGTWEMIDVSDALELLSPVFESEEVRAYAVSVLERADDEELQCYLLQLVQALRFERSDKSCLCQFLVQRSLRNIELASFFRWYVAVELNDPVYARRFYVTHEFLEESISKLAADMNGEDDGKKIWQSLVHQTELTAQLCSITRDVRNVRGNTQKKIEKLRQLLSGLLSELTYFEEPIRYPLAPSVLITGIVPSESSIFKSALHPLRLTFRTASNETCKVIFKKGDDIRQDQLVVQMVSLMDRLLKAENLDLHLTPYKVLATGQDEGMLEFIPSHSLAQILSEHRSIISYLQKFHSDEHGPFGITATCLETFIKSCAGYSVITYILGIGDRHLDNLLLRDDGRLFHVDFGFILGRDPKPFPPPMKLCKEMVEAMGGAESQYYTRFKSYCCEAYNILRKSSNLILNLFHLMAGSNIPDIASDPEKGILKLQEKFRLDLDDEACIHFFQDLINESVSALFPQMVETIHRWAQYWR; the protein is encoded by the exons ATGAGTAGCAACGAGTTTCGGTTCTTCTTGTCGTGCGACATCAATCTCCCGGTGACTTTTCGCGTCGAGAGAGTGGAAGGAACTTTGCCCTCTGCTAAATCTACCGATTCAG GAGTTGATTCCACTGCAGAGGAGAGAAGAGCAGAGCTGTATGTTGAGTGTGCTTTGTTCATTGATGGTGCTCCATTTGGCCTTCCCATGCGAACAAG GTTGGAATCTACTGGACCATATTGCTGGAATGAACTCATTACCTTGAGCACAAAATATAGAGATTTGACTGCGCACTCCCAGCTTGCTTTAACA GTTTGGGATGTTTCTCAAGGGAATGATGACGGGTTGATTGGCGGGGCCACCATTCTTCTATTTAACAGTAAAATGAAGCAGCTTAAAACGGGTAAGCAAAAGCTTAGGCTTTGGCTTGGAAAAGAAGCTGATGGGTCACATCCTACAACTACTCCGGGAAAG GTTCCCAGGAATGAGCGTGGGGAGTTGGAACGTTTAGAAAAGCTTGTGAACAAGTATGAAAGAGGACAGATACAACGTGTCGATTGGTTAGATCGTCTTACATTTAGAGCTATGGAGAAAATTAAGGAACGAGAAAACAGTAGGAATGGAAGTTCTTATCTATACTTGGTTGTTGATTTCTGCAGTTTTGAACATCGGGTTGTTTTTCAG GAGTCAGGAGCAAATTTCTTACTACCATCACCCATCACTTCAACAAATGAACTCGTTATTGTGTGGGACCCAGAATTGGGAAAGATAAACCCCTCCGAGCACAAGCAACTGAAACTAGCAAGGAGCTTAACCCGTGGCATCATTGACAAGGATCTGAAGCCAAGTTCTAATGAACGAAA GTCCATACAAAGAATTCTAAAGTACCCACCAACTAGGACTTTGAGTGGAGATGAGAGGCAGCTCCTCTGGAAGTTCCGGTTTTCGTTGATGTCTGAGAAGAGGGCTCTCACTAAGTTCCTTCGATGTGTTGAGTGGAGTGATGTTCAG GAAGCAAAGCAGGCATTAGAACTGATGGGTACGTGGGAAATGATTGATGTTAGTGATGCATTGGAGCTTTTATCACCAGTATTTGAAAGTGAAGAG GTTCGTGCATATGCTGTCAGTGTTCTTGAACGAGCAGATGATGAAGAGCTCCAGTGTTACTTGCTTCAACTGGTTCAGGCTCTTCGGTTTGAACGCTCAGATAAATCTTGCCTCTGTCAATTCCTTGTGCAACGAT CATTACGCAATATTGAGCTGGCTAGCTTTTTCCGATGGTATGTTGCGGTGGAACTTAATGATCCAGTTTATGCCAGGCGTTTTTATGTTACCCATGAATTTCTGGAAGAAAGTATCTCAAAG TTGGCAGCTGACATGAACGGGGAAGACGATGGAAAAAAGATTTGGCAGAGTTTGGTACATCAAACGGAATTGACTGCCCAGCTGTGTTCTATAACTAGAGATGTAAGAAATGTAAGGGGCAATACCCAGAAGAAAATCGAAAAACTGAGACAGCTACTCTCTGGTCTTCTTAGTGAACTTACATACTTTGAGGAG CCAATACGGTATCCACTAGCTCCAAGTGTGCTTATCACAGGGATTGTTCCATCAGAATCATCTATATTTAAAAGTGCTCTCCATCCTTTGCGTCTGACTTTCCGCACGGCAAGTAATGAAACTTGCAAGGTCATATTTAAGAAGGGTGATGATATTCGACAAGATCAATTG GTGGTTCAAATGGTTTCACTTATGGATCGATTGCTTAAAGCAGAAAATCTTGATCTGCACTTAACTCCATATAAGGTGCTTGCTACTGGACAGGATGAGGGCATGCTTGAATTCATACCATCGCATTCTTTGGCACAG ATTCTCTCGGAGCATCGTAGCATCATAAGCTATCTGCAAAAGTTTCATTCTGATGAGCATGGGCCATTTGGGATTACAGCTACCTGTCTTGAGACATTCATAAAAAGTTGTGCTGGCTATTCTGTTATCACATACATACTTGGAATTGGAGACAG GCATCTTGACAACCTTCTCCTAAGGGATGATGGCCGTCTTTTCCACGTCGATTTTGGCTTTATTCTGGGTCGAGATCCTAAGCCGTTTCCACCTCCAATGAAGCTTTGCAAAGAAATGGTTGAGGCTATGGGTGGCGCAGAAAG CCAATACTATACTAGGTTCAAGTCCTATTGTTGTGAGGCATACAATATCCTTCGGAAATCTAGTAACCTAATTTTAAATCTGTTCCATCTCATGGCGGGTTCAAATATTCCCGACATCGCTTCCGATCCTGAAAAAGGAATTCTTAAG CTTCAGGAAAAGTTTAGGTTGGACTTGGATGATGAGGCCTGTATACATTTCTTCCAGGATCTTATAAATGAGAGCGTTAGTGCATTGTTTCCCCAAATGGTTGAGACTATTCATCGGTGGGCTCAGTATTGGCGCTAA
- the LOC119991658 gene encoding cysteine-rich receptor-like protein kinase 3 — protein MRFCFCFRVLPLLVFLINLCFRICVCEPRATEAALVCTNRTAPMPERQTFISNFLATMDLVTPLIARQQYAAVVNGTGNTTVYTFGECMKDLDQTDCNLCFAQCKTQILRCLPFQRGTRGGRLFYDGCYLRYDDYSFFNEGLDSQNRTVCGTTNFAGNRTVFRENALELVKNLSVEAPKNDGFFVGFVKRTNVTVYGLAQCWEFVNGTACKNCLDTAVSEIESCTSNEEGRVLHSGCYLRYSTQKFYNNSGSVARGGPGGRGKLATILAVTSAVVAFVLIVAVTIFFVKIKVVTKKRERKKLGALLATVNNSKLNFSYETLEKATNYFHQSNKLGQGGSGSVYKGTLPDGRIVAIKRLFFNTKQWVDHFFNEVDLINGIKHKNLVQLLGCSVTGPESLLVYEYVPNHSLYDYLFVRKDVPPLSWEARYRIIAGTAEGLAFLHEESEFRIIHRDIKLSNVLLDDELSPKIADFGLARLFPEDKTHISTAIAGTLGYMAPEYVVLGKLSEKADVYSFGVLVIEVVCGKKINSFSQDSVSVLHMVWKLYGTGKLCEAVDPLLEGNFREDEATRLLQIGLICVQASAELRPCMSKVVKMLFENHEIPHPTQPPFLNPSSSEISQLTRPVTVTSSSESYLLSSGNSITESWIEPR, from the exons ATGCGTTTCTGTTTTTGCTTTCGTGTTCTTCCacttttggtgttcttgatcAATTTGTGCTTTAGGATATGTGTTTGTGAACCGAGAGCTACAGAGGCTGCTCTAGTATGCACAAACAGGACGGCTCCGATGCCAGAACGACAAACCTTCATATCCAATTTCTTGGCAACGATGGACTTGGTGACACCACTGATTGCGCGACAACAATACGCGGCTGTTGTGAACGGGACAGGGAATACAACAGTTTATACATTCGGCGAGTGCATGAAAGATCTCGATCAGACGGATTGCAATCTCTGCTTCGCCCAGTGCAAGACCCAGATTCTCCGTTGCCTCCCTTTTCAGCGAGGCACTCGTGGAGGCAGACTCTTCTATGATGGATGTTATTTAAGATACGATGATTATTCTTTCTTTAACGAGGGTTTGGATTCACAAAATAGAACTGTGTGTGGTACTACAAATTTCGCCGGAAATCGAACTGTGTTCAGGGAAAATGCTCTGGAGTTAGTGAAGAATTTGAGTGTGGAAGCTCCGAAAAATGATGGATTCTTTGTGGGGTTTGTGAAAAGAACGAATGTTACTGTGTATGGGTTGGCTCAGTGTTGGGAATTCGTGAATGGCACTGCTTGTAAGAATTGTTTGGATACTGCTGTCTCTGAAATTGAGTCATGTACATCAAATGAAGAAGGCAGGGTCTTACATTCTGGTTGCTACCTGAGGTATTCTACACAGAAATTCTATAACAATTCGGGAAGTGTCGCAAGAGGAGGACCTGGAG GGCGTGGCAAGTTAGCTACGATTCTTGCTGTTACATCTGCTGTTGTGGCCTTTGTGTTGATTGTTGCGGTGACCATTTTCTTTGTGAAGATAAAAGTTGTGACGAAGAAGAGAG AAAGGAAGAAACTGGGTGCTCTATTGGCAACTGTAAACAACTCTAAGCTCAATTTCTCATATGAAACGCTTGAGAAGGCGACAAATTATTTCCACCAATCTAATAAGCTCGGACAAGGAGGATCTGGTTCAGTATACAAA GGAACTTTGCCCGATGGAAGGATTGTTGCCATAAAGAGACTTTTCTTCAACACTAAACAATGGGTAGATCATTTCTTTAACGAAGTTGATTTGATCAACGGcataaaacacaaaaatctcGTACAGTTGTTGGGATGTAGCGTTACTGGACCTGAAAGCCTTCTTGTTTATGAATATGTGCCTAATCACAGCCTTTATGATTACCTCTTTG TTAGAAAGGATGTTCCCCCGCTAAGTTGGGAGGCAAGGTACAGAATCATAGCGGGTACAGCCGAGGGTCTGGCCTTTCTTCATGAGGAATCCGAATTTAGAATCATACATAGAGACATAAAACTAAGCAATGTTTTGCTCGATGACGAACTTTCACCAAAGATTGCAGATTTTGGACTTGCTAGACTATTTCCAGAAGATAAGACTCACATCAGCACAGCCATTGCTGGAACACT GGGATACATGGCCCCTGAGTACGTCGTTCTTGGAAAATTGAGTGAGAAGGCAGATGTATATAGTTTTGGTGTTCTTGTGATTGAAGTTGTTTGCGGAAAGAAGATTAATTCCTTCTCTCAAGATTCGGTTTCTGTGCTACACATG GTTTGGAAGCTCTACGGAACGGGTAAGTTATGTGAAGCTGTTGATCCGCTTCTGGAGGGTAATTTTAGAGAGGACGAGGCTACTCGGTTGCTTCAGATAGGCCTAATTTGTGTCCAAGCCTCTGCGGAACTCAGGCCTTGTATGTCAAAAGTTGTGAAAATGCTCTTTGAAAACCATGAAATTCCTCATCCAACACAGCCACCATTTCTGAATCCTAGTAGCTCCGAAATCAGTCAACTTACAAGACCTGTGACTGTGACCAGCAGCTCTGAGTCTTACCTCCTATCTTCCGGGAATAGCATAACAGAAAGTTGGATTGAGCCTAGATAA
- the LOC119991659 gene encoding homeobox protein knotted-1-like 6: protein MDGMYGLYSTGEYSDEALMTPDNLILPSDYHGFLASDRIPLFGSDELFSAAASAISEAASSITPGIRQQQQQEPRQREEDTSYGIIKAKIASHPSYPRLLQAYIDCQKVGAPPEIAFLLDEIRRENDLCKQDIASTCLGADPELDEFMETYCKILTKYKSDLARPFDEATTYLNKIEMQFRNLCTGATIRSVSDEGDVSTDEDFSGGEVHVQESQARDEERDLKNKLLRRFGSHIGSLKMEFSKKKKKGKLPKEARQTLLEWWNVHYKWPYPTEADKIFLAETTGLDQKQINNWFINQRKRHWNQSENMQFSLQDNLSGHFFPTDN from the exons ATGGATGGAATGTACGGTCTGTACTCAACCGGAGAGTACTCGGACGAAGCCTTGATGACTCCGGACAATCTGATCCTTCCCTCGGATTACCATGGTTTTCTCGCCTCGGATCGGATTCCGCTTTTCGGATCAGATGAGCTATTCTCCGCCGCCGCATCTGCCATATCCGAGGCCGCCTCATCCATCACACCTGGAATTCGACAGCAACAACAGCAGGAACCACGACAACGCGAGGAAGACACTTCCTACGGCATCATCAAGGCCAAAATCGCATCTCATCCGAGCTATCCTCGCTTGCTTCAAGCCTACATCGACTGCCAGAAG GTTGGGGCGCCACCGGAAATTGCGTTTTTGTTAGACGAAATCCGTAGAGAAAACGACCTTTGCAAGCAAGACATCGCTTCAACGTGCCTGGGAGCTGATCCGGAGCTCGATGAGTTCatg GAAACCTACTGCAAAATATTGACGAAGTATAAATCTGATCTAGCAAGGCCGTTTGATGAAGCAACCACGTACTTGAACAAGATTGAAATGCAGTTTCGCAATCTCTGTACAGGTGCCACCATTAGAAGCGTTTCGG ATGAAGGTGACGTATCAACGGATGAGGATTTCAGCGGAGGGGAAGTGCATGTCCAAGAATCTCAAGCGAGGGATGAAGAGCGCGATCTTAAAAATAAGCTTCTCAGAAGGTTTGGAAGTCACATTGGTTCATTGAAGATGGAGTtttccaagaagaagaagaaaggaaagctTCCAAAGGAAGCAAGGCAAACCCTACTTGAGTGGTGGAATGTTCATTATAAATGGCCATACCCTACG GAAGCTGACAAGATATTTTTGGCTGAAACCACTGGGCTTGATCAGAAGCAAATCAATAACTGGTTCATAAACCAACGGAAGCGACATTGGAATCAATCAGAGAACATGCAGTTTTCTCTCCAAGATAATCTCTCGGGACACTTTTTTCCAACGGATAATTGA
- the LOC119991112 gene encoding phosphatidylinositol 3-kinase, root isoform-like isoform X1 — MSSNEFRFFLSCDINLPVTFRVERVEGTLPSAKSTDSGVDSTAEERRAELYVECALFIDGAPFGLPMRTRLESTGPYCWNELITLSTKYRDLTAHSQLALTVWDVSQGNDDGLIGGATILLFNSKMKQLKTGKQKLRLWLGKEADGSHPTTTPGKVPRNERGELERLEKLVNKYERGQIQRVDWLDRLTFRAMEKIKERENSRNGSSYLYLVVDFCSFEHRVVFQESGANFLLPSPITSTNELVIVWDPELGKINPSEHKQLKLARSLTRGIIDKDLKPSSNERKSIQRILKYPPTRTLSGDERQLLWKFRFSLMSEKRALTKFLRCVEWSDVQEAKQALELMGTWEMIDVSDALELLSPVFESEEVRAYAVSVLERADDEELQCYLLQLVQALRFERSDKSCLCQFLVQRSLRNIELASFFRWYVAVELNDPVYARRFYVTHEFLEESISKQLAADMNGEDDGKKIWQSLVHQTELTAQLCSITRDVRNVRGNTQKKIEKLRQLLSGLLSELTYFEEPIRYPLAPSVLITGIVPSESSIFKSALHPLRLTFRTASNETCKVIFKKGDDIRQDQLVVQMVSLMDRLLKAENLDLHLTPYKVLATGQDEGMLEFIPSHSLAQILSEHRSIISYLQKFHSDEHGPFGITATCLETFIKSCAGYSVITYILGIGDRHLDNLLLRDDGRLFHVDFGFILGRDPKPFPPPMKLCKEMVEAMGGAESQYYTRFKSYCCEAYNILRKSSNLILNLFHLMAGSNIPDIASDPEKGILKLQEKFRLDLDDEACIHFFQDLINESVSALFPQMVETIHRWAQYWR; from the exons ATGAGTAGCAACGAGTTTCGGTTCTTCTTGTCGTGCGACATCAATCTCCCGGTGACTTTTCGCGTCGAGAGAGTGGAAGGAACTTTGCCCTCTGCTAAATCTACCGATTCAG GAGTTGATTCCACTGCAGAGGAGAGAAGAGCAGAGCTGTATGTTGAGTGTGCTTTGTTCATTGATGGTGCTCCATTTGGCCTTCCCATGCGAACAAG GTTGGAATCTACTGGACCATATTGCTGGAATGAACTCATTACCTTGAGCACAAAATATAGAGATTTGACTGCGCACTCCCAGCTTGCTTTAACA GTTTGGGATGTTTCTCAAGGGAATGATGACGGGTTGATTGGCGGGGCCACCATTCTTCTATTTAACAGTAAAATGAAGCAGCTTAAAACGGGTAAGCAAAAGCTTAGGCTTTGGCTTGGAAAAGAAGCTGATGGGTCACATCCTACAACTACTCCGGGAAAG GTTCCCAGGAATGAGCGTGGGGAGTTGGAACGTTTAGAAAAGCTTGTGAACAAGTATGAAAGAGGACAGATACAACGTGTCGATTGGTTAGATCGTCTTACATTTAGAGCTATGGAGAAAATTAAGGAACGAGAAAACAGTAGGAATGGAAGTTCTTATCTATACTTGGTTGTTGATTTCTGCAGTTTTGAACATCGGGTTGTTTTTCAG GAGTCAGGAGCAAATTTCTTACTACCATCACCCATCACTTCAACAAATGAACTCGTTATTGTGTGGGACCCAGAATTGGGAAAGATAAACCCCTCCGAGCACAAGCAACTGAAACTAGCAAGGAGCTTAACCCGTGGCATCATTGACAAGGATCTGAAGCCAAGTTCTAATGAACGAAA GTCCATACAAAGAATTCTAAAGTACCCACCAACTAGGACTTTGAGTGGAGATGAGAGGCAGCTCCTCTGGAAGTTCCGGTTTTCGTTGATGTCTGAGAAGAGGGCTCTCACTAAGTTCCTTCGATGTGTTGAGTGGAGTGATGTTCAG GAAGCAAAGCAGGCATTAGAACTGATGGGTACGTGGGAAATGATTGATGTTAGTGATGCATTGGAGCTTTTATCACCAGTATTTGAAAGTGAAGAG GTTCGTGCATATGCTGTCAGTGTTCTTGAACGAGCAGATGATGAAGAGCTCCAGTGTTACTTGCTTCAACTGGTTCAGGCTCTTCGGTTTGAACGCTCAGATAAATCTTGCCTCTGTCAATTCCTTGTGCAACGAT CATTACGCAATATTGAGCTGGCTAGCTTTTTCCGATGGTATGTTGCGGTGGAACTTAATGATCCAGTTTATGCCAGGCGTTTTTATGTTACCCATGAATTTCTGGAAGAAAGTATCTCAAAG CAGTTGGCAGCTGACATGAACGGGGAAGACGATGGAAAAAAGATTTGGCAGAGTTTGGTACATCAAACGGAATTGACTGCCCAGCTGTGTTCTATAACTAGAGATGTAAGAAATGTAAGGGGCAATACCCAGAAGAAAATCGAAAAACTGAGACAGCTACTCTCTGGTCTTCTTAGTGAACTTACATACTTTGAGGAG CCAATACGGTATCCACTAGCTCCAAGTGTGCTTATCACAGGGATTGTTCCATCAGAATCATCTATATTTAAAAGTGCTCTCCATCCTTTGCGTCTGACTTTCCGCACGGCAAGTAATGAAACTTGCAAGGTCATATTTAAGAAGGGTGATGATATTCGACAAGATCAATTG GTGGTTCAAATGGTTTCACTTATGGATCGATTGCTTAAAGCAGAAAATCTTGATCTGCACTTAACTCCATATAAGGTGCTTGCTACTGGACAGGATGAGGGCATGCTTGAATTCATACCATCGCATTCTTTGGCACAG ATTCTCTCGGAGCATCGTAGCATCATAAGCTATCTGCAAAAGTTTCATTCTGATGAGCATGGGCCATTTGGGATTACAGCTACCTGTCTTGAGACATTCATAAAAAGTTGTGCTGGCTATTCTGTTATCACATACATACTTGGAATTGGAGACAG GCATCTTGACAACCTTCTCCTAAGGGATGATGGCCGTCTTTTCCACGTCGATTTTGGCTTTATTCTGGGTCGAGATCCTAAGCCGTTTCCACCTCCAATGAAGCTTTGCAAAGAAATGGTTGAGGCTATGGGTGGCGCAGAAAG CCAATACTATACTAGGTTCAAGTCCTATTGTTGTGAGGCATACAATATCCTTCGGAAATCTAGTAACCTAATTTTAAATCTGTTCCATCTCATGGCGGGTTCAAATATTCCCGACATCGCTTCCGATCCTGAAAAAGGAATTCTTAAG CTTCAGGAAAAGTTTAGGTTGGACTTGGATGATGAGGCCTGTATACATTTCTTCCAGGATCTTATAAATGAGAGCGTTAGTGCATTGTTTCCCCAAATGGTTGAGACTATTCATCGGTGGGCTCAGTATTGGCGCTAA